The following DNA comes from Castanea sativa cultivar Marrone di Chiusa Pesio chromosome 10, ASM4071231v1.
TTTCTTGAGTTAAACTTGTAAGGGAACTTTGGAATGGACTTATAGGAGGATTAGGAAATAAGCTTTCAGAAGGGCTTGGAGGAGTATATAGGGAATCATAGTGGAAGAGTGGATTTGAGAATTGTAGGTGTGGGCTTGTGTTTGGGCTTGTGGGTTTAAGAATTACTATAGGATTGGAACCTTGGTTTGAACTCCCTTGTGCTGAGATTTCTTGAGCTGGGCTTTCAACTGTTCTCTCGGACTACGATAATATTTTCAATCGACCTTCACCATCCCTAGACCAAGTCCTTTCCTATACCCAAAAGTTGgataatttttagtttcttaTTACTAAGTTTAGGCCTTATTGAGAATAAACAAACAATAGCCAAACACATACATAGGATGTAATGCATTTTATGGGATTGACCAAAAGATTGGTTCTATGGCTTCTTACATGAAGGTAAAAGGTAGGCGAAAAGGTTCCCCAAAGGCTATGATGTTGTACCTCCCAACTTGTGATGTACGAACACCGCGTTGGTCCAAACGGTAGAGTTTGTCCTTTACGAAACGCAAGAAAGATCAAGCGAGTCTTAGGCGATGGGGTGGTAGGTTCACCACTGGGTACATGAATCCAGGAGGACCACGATCCATGGCTACAATTACCGTGGTTTCTGGGCAACATACACAATTCATATCCAATTCCAATCATGCAAATGATGTTATGGCAAGCAAATATGACATattattaaaatcaataaacaaacaaatgacATGGTTGGTCACCATAACCTAAACTGAAGTCTAGCCTTCAacatccccagtggagtcgccactgtgaACGACCGCGACCCCGGCCCACCAATTTTTCTCAAACTGGGCATAACTCGCATGAACGGGTGGGATCGAGATGCTCAAAAtgtacaaattcattgtaaaatgTACTCCCCCCTAGATCGAGGGTTTTACATGGAGTCgtcacttatttaatttaaatggaaaaataagaaaacctttaatataaaaaatgcttCTGTTGTATTAATATATGACAATTTACATcaattttgtcataaaaattTACAATGCTTTTTATCCTATatacaatctaagaaaaataaatcacaTTGCTTTGTTTCTTAgttatattatgaaaaatatgaaattgcGTATACAATAGCATAGTCTGAAACCCTTGATCTTGGTTCGTAGGCTAATTTACAAGATGGGAAGGGATTAAGCACCCATCTCGCCTGGTAAAACCGGTGTCCTAAGTTAAGGTGGCCAATATCATGTCAtgtcaaacaaatacaaacaatatgtcatacaaacatgttaatttgcaagaattgtaagcaaatatgtgTTAGGGGAATTTGacataaagagaaacaaaaagtgAAAGTTGTTAGATAACAATTTTAATGTAAAGAAAGCATGAAGGTAATGGCATGTTCATCCAAGAAACCAATGTAAACAAAGAATTCCTagcctagacatgttcatctaagcatgtgaaaaaaaaaaaattgtcatgttatttgtcatcaacataattgcaaagagaaaaaataaaaaataaaacatttaagcatatttgatcatccaagcaattatgaaaaaaattaaagggaaatcccttagacatgttcatctagagAGAATCAAAATACTTAGACATGTTCGTTcaagcattttaaaaaaaagtacaacgactacctagacatgttcatctcgGTATTCAAGGGAAAGTTGTGCTTTAGCctagaagtgttcatctaagcatgtaaAAAGAATATCAATGAGACATATAGGCATGTTCATCCAAGCATGtcatgaaagaaacaaaaaatgactTGTTAAGCATTTATTCAAGCATGTGTGGAAAGTTTAGAACATAATTAACTACTTACCAACATAGAGCATAAATTAAAAGGGGGAAGTGATCACTAAAAAGGCTAGGGAGAAAGTAAGGAAGTACTAAACTACAACCAAAGTAAGAACAATGGTTGCAcaacagcttttttttttttgctttctcacTAGCTCTCTAGAGGGAATTGGGGGTCCAGAAAATAGAAGAGGTCTTCTCTATTTATAGGGGAAGGGATGGCTTAGCTTTAAAACTAAGTTATTAGCTTTCTTCTGAAGCTAATGAAGGAGATAAATCTATTTAAATGAGCTGGAACGGATTTGGTGTTGATCCCCATTTGAATCTTGAAAGGAAGTTGAAGATAATGCTGAACTTGTGTTATCTTTTGCACTTGTTTCATATTTTGGCTctaaatttttgttcaaaattccaattgattCAAAATTGGTGTTTTATGAAaggaaatttaattttctacagcttttccagaaatagagaaaatcaaatttcaacgtTTTCCAGGCCAAAAATGCGATTCAATTTTCTGCTGAagataataacattttttttttttgttcatggatcatatctttctctctccaaattgtttttcaatAGAGTAGATAAGATGCcataaaggaaaatattttttattaaaaaaaatgaaatccaatcaaaattaagtgtTTAAGATAGGACATGATCGGGCCCATCATGTAGGTGAGCCATGATCATTTGAAAATTGTTTGTATGATAACTTTTAATCAGGTGGTTCGATCAAAACCCATGATATATCATTATGATCGTTAGAGCattaagatttgttttgtatcacaAATTTGAAGATCTACCAGTTGGTTAAATGCAAGTAACAAAATGGGGTGTCTACAACTACAAATTCTGATTTCTTCTCAACGGGTCACCACCCATTTTTCTCGGCCATCGAAAGTATGGCTTGTGTTTGATTCGTTCCAGAATCTTGTGCATAGGTTCCTTAGACACCACATTGACCTCCCTTGCCCGAGCACTTGGTTCTTGAATTTTCAACTCCCTCCTAGGCCTCAACTGGAAACCCCCTTGCCGAGGCTCCTTTGAATATTGCGACGTTGTTGGTGCCTTCCCTTTACTTTGCTGCTGATCATCTTCTAACCTTTTGTACTCTTTGATACGCCTTATAAGTTGTCTCATGTCCTCAGGGAGTGTCTTTGTCAACGATTCTCGTAATTCTGAGTCCTCTAGTAAACCCATTCTGAAAGTGCTTGCAGCAAGTTTCTCATTACCCCCTCCGATCTCATTATAACTCTCAGTACCTATTAGCATAGCTCCGAAGAGTCTCCCCTGCCTTCATCTTTATAGAGAGTAACACGTCTACTGGTTGCGGTACCTGGCTACAGGTCATAAACCGAACTCTGAACTCCTAAATTAGCTTTCCAAAGTTGTGAACCGATCACTTCTTTAACCCATTAAACCATCTTAAAGCCGTGGGCCTGAGACTAGAGGGGAACACCTTACACATCAATGCGTCATTTTGATTGTACAAAGACATCATTTGAATGTAATGACTTACATGTTCGACAAGGTCTGTCTTCCCATCATAAGAGATAAATGGTGGTCTGCTAAACCTAGTCGGCATTTGTGCTCGCTCTATCTCACTTGAGAACGGTGATCGGGTTGCTCTACGCAGCGCATGACTCATAGCATCCATCGCGGCATTCCAAGGCTTACGCCACTCAGGGGAAGCCGAGTCTCTGTCCCTCGACCAATGGGAACCAAACTGACGGGATGCTTCTCCACGACTAATCCTTTGAGGAGCTCATCACAGTCCCTTCTTCGGTGCCTGCCCTATACCTCCAACTCTAGGTCCCTTACCATTCTGCACAGGCGCTCTAGCTCTTGATCCCTCCTATCAAGCTGCTCTTGTTCGGAGACGTCAAACACTAATCGCTATGTCTGCGACGACCCCTTTCCTGAACTAGTATGTCCCTCATCTCGTTCATGTTTGCGATCTTCATTCCTCTTATACCTCCTTTCCCACCAACTCAAACTCCGCGATGACCCTCCTAACACGCTATCAGCGTAGCTTGCTGAATGATGATCGAACATGTTTGGCCAACTGAACCTCGGCAGAACCACATCTTAGTAGGAGATCCCCACAGACATCGCCAATTGTACGTGCCCAATGTCCCACACCAGACTGGACCTGGTATTTGGGCTCACGATTTACTTATTTAGTGGGTTTTGAATATCCTATAATGGGCGGCTATTGGACAGGTTCAATGAAAGGCTTTATACAAAAGctaacttctctctctctctctctttcaaaacTCTCTCTTTTATGCTCGGTTATTCACTCAGTCTTCCCTCTCAGTTGTTTAACCCCACTTTCATCGTTTCCTCTAATATTTATAGCTTGAGAATAGTGGTAGGGTCATGATTGCCCTCTGGTTCCATTTGTGTGGGTGGGGCCTAATTTGATTATTCCTGACAATGAATATGCTCCATTGGAAAAAGAAGCTGGGATGTTGGGATTGGTACCAGCCATCGAAAGTTACCCAGCAGCAGAGTCTCCCAAGGCACTCCCGGTCTTCCAAGATGCAACCGAATAGCATCAGCGCATTTACTAATTACGGAGATCGTTTGACCGTGCATCGAACTCTCAGATGGTAAGTTGATGCTTTTGGGCCACTTAATGGCTATCCATGAGAGATGGTGGGCCCATATCTGGGCACTATTCATAGGCCCATTCAAGTTTGGGCCTGGGGTAAGTGGCCCCCTGCTGTACGCCGTACAGTGTTCTATAAAAttgtccatgcttccttagtaATATTAATGGAGGAAATCTTCTTGAATTCTTCATTATTCGCACCATTGTAGAAAGCATTCAAAACCCTACTGTTGTAGTTAGCAGCTTTAATCTTATCAGCATCCCATGTAGATGAAGGTTCCGTAGGTTTCTTCCAACCAATTTCCATAACTTACCAAACATTTTTCATCTAGAGACTGTAAAAAAGCCTTCATGTGAACTTTCCACTACACATAGTTAGTACCATAAAACAAATGAGACATTATCTGcgattgtccacgatccatgacaacaggggttaAGGGATCACACAACAGATATTAGAAATCTAATCAAAGTGTGTTTACTTTGATACCACTGGTTGAGTTATAGATTGACCCagttaattaatccaattactCAAGTTGaaaaattagtcaaattacatgcaaatcagATTAAGGTACAATCAAAttaccaaattaaaattagagtgcagcggaaaataagttaaacacgATGATTTGATCACAATGGGCAAAACCCTCGCAGAAAAAATCTTACCAGGTGAATTTCAAGTCACGACTCCTAAAGAatccactaataaaaaaaatgattacaaGTACATGAAATATTACCCTACaggcctatcccaaaatacctaCCAATAGTAGAACCTATTAAGCTATACTAGTCTCAGCTCCAATTCttaattggacttgatcttatAGAAGACTTATCCTGTGCACAAATTACCCTATTCGTGATTGACTCCacaataacctttttttttatttaatgttgtAGCTTTGTAGAGTTTTTAAATCCATGCTTGGATGAACCAAAAGTAACTTGACACAAAACCTTAGTTGCACAATCTTTGCAACAACTCTTGTTATGCATGTAACCCTCCATCTTTATGATGATAGCTATAAAGTATGTCTTTTATATGCTCTAGAACCTTAGTACACGAATCTCTTGAAAGCCAAGTCATCATGGGTAGAAAACAGAACTTTACATTCAATTTTCTTGAAGCTTGAAAAATTGAGAGGTGTAGAGCTAGGCATCGatgttcattaaatctcgatagatcgacATGTATCGAGACCTATAGATGCAGTTTTTCTTGAGCAGTTTTCTGAGCATTCTTGTGTCTTCAATCATTCCACTTGTTTACAACTTTAAGTTCTTCTTGAACACATTAGAAACTAAGATTTAATTACAcataaagtgcgttttgttgaaagatatgccaattacataaaaacaTGACCCTTACAATAGGTCTAATCCAACATATTGTGGAGAGTTATGCCCATTACCAAAGAGTTGAATCTCTTATCCTCTTAACTTTTAGTTTTCTATATAAACTTTTGAATCTCTATTAAACTTGCCCAAATAAGAGCAAAATCAGTTAACAAAACATTCTGCCTATATACAAACAAAATTCTTTTGATTGtctattttttgtgatgcttttTTGAACATCCTTACAGGAAATATACCATATATTTTTGTGGCATTTGGCTAGGTAAAACTATATGGCCGAGTTTCCATGCGGTGAAAGCTACCCAATTTCCAAGAGTTTTGATTAATTAACTACATGTTGTtgtttatctcaaaaaaaaaaaaaaaaaaaactacatgttGTTAGCCTGCATGCACTATTTTATTGGGATACATTATAGAATCCAAGGAAAATTACTAGTCTTTAGCCTTTGTATGTCTTATAACCCATATGAAGCTGTTGGTCTAGGAAATGCGATATGCATAAATTATACACTGCAATTGAGTAATAGTTGGGACTTGTGAACCACCATTGCCTTACCATTAACAAAAGGGCACTTAAGCTTTAAGttatatagaagaagaagacttaTATTATAGTCTAGTTTTTACATAGAGAGTTACACTCAAAAGACAACGAAAGAAGATGATTACTAGTAAAAAGTAGATAACTAACAAAGAAGATTGGAACTAGCACTTGAGTAGATAAGAATTAGTACATAGgtgtcctaattttttttaataaaacaagaGCTTGTATTTTGCTATTTGCAACGGTCCACCAAGCTTTTCCATCCATTAAGATATTCTTCATCCAATGGAGGTGAAGATATAGTTTTTGGCTGTTCTCAATATAACTTAGGGcctctatatttttattttctacaaGATCTTTATCTCTTGTGATTTGATCTATAGTTAACGTGTAGCTAATTGGTATTCAAGTAACAAAGTAATCTTTTACCATAAACTTTTCGAAAATTGATTCCTTGACTCTTTTGTTTTATCATACAAATTAATTAAGCTTTGAGTAATAGTTGGGACTTGTGATCCACCATTATTAGCGACCATTGCCTTACCATTAACAAAAGGACACTTAAGCTTTAAGTTatgtagaagaagaagacttaTATTATAGTATAGTTTTTACGTAGAGTTACACTCAAAAGACAACGAAAGAAGATGATTACTACTTTACTAGTACGTAGCTGTCTAActcctaacttttttttaagtagtttttttataattaatttgtacCAGGCTTCTAGCATGCGTATCACATGATTCCATCGATTACGATATTCTTCCTCCAATAGAGGCGAAGATATATAGTTTTTGGCTATTCTCAATATAACTTAGGGCCTCTATATCATCTACAAGATCTTTATCTTTTCGAAAATTGATTCCTTGATTAATTTGTTTTATCATACAAATTAATTAAGCTTCGTAATAAAGTTGTGATTATGGAAGGAAAATCATGAATTGATGTGCATAACAATAGTACAAACTCACGTAACACAAATAATACTCCGGCCAAAATGATCATATAcaactatttagcaaaatatttagtaatataTCATTGTCTGCGaaatatttagtaatttattacatttttaaaaccGAGTTTATTGTGCAACtcgaattttttgaaaaaatagccTTCAAATTTGTTGTgctattttttatggaactcaagttatataaaaaaatggtgGCTATTTTctatggaactcgagttacaGGGCAAACTCAAGTTTTACAAACTTGAGTATTAAAAAAGAGATTGATCTCTCATTATTTCACAAATAGTGATAAATCTCTACATATTTTGCCAAAATTTTTGTCCAATATCTTGTAATATTGAACCCGCTACAATCATGACTCATATCTAAAATagacatatatttaaaataaacacGTGTCATTATCGTAGTAGGCCAGCACACTGAAAGCACTGTACAGGCCATTTTCGCTATAAAAATCCACTATAATACTTTCATTTGGGACCCACATTTCCATGCagcaccttttgtttcctaaaCAAGAGGCAAGACTCCTTTTACCCTCCTCCCCCGCCAAAAAACACAAAGTATTTGGAAAGAATGGGCGTTAGGTTCAAACCCAGAGGCCATCTATCTTCTTCACTCTCAATTGACAACTTccttaaatcccacaaaaaccTCTCTAAAACCCCACCAAAACTCTGGCTCGATACCCAACACGACCCTACAGAGATAGACTATCAAGGCCTCCCCATCTTGAAGCTTAGCCATCCCATCTTGCAAGCCTTGGAATCATGCTCTAGCGTTAGGCATTTCAACCAAGTCCACACTCAGCTAATTGTCTCTGCTCTCTTCCAACACTCTCTCGTCGCCAGCCGAGTTGTGAAGAAGCTCTGCTCTTCTTCTCTCACCGTTTCGCATGCTGTTTACGTATTCGATTGCCTTGATGAGCCTGATGCTTTTGTGTGTAACACTATTATAAGAAGCTATGTGAATTTTAATGACCCGTTTAGTGCTTTACGGTTTTACTATGGAAGAATGGTTGGGAAATGGGTTTTGCCGAATCATTATACTTTTCCGATTTTGATCAAGGTGTGCGCGGAGATTGGGTCGTTGAGAGAGGGGGAAAAGGCTCATGCTCGTGTGGTGCAATTTGGGTTTGAGTCTGATTTGTTTGTGCGGAACTCATTGATTCATATGTACTCGGTTTGTGGGAGGATTTGGGATGCTCGGATGGTGTTTGATGCGGGGCCTGACTGGGACTTGGTGAGTTGGAATACGATGATTGATGGGTATGTGAAGAATGGAGAAGTTGGTGTTGCGCGTGAGCTTTTTGATGAGATGTATGAGAGAGATGTTTTTAGTTGGAATTCTATGATTTCGGGGTATGTTGGGATTGGGGATATGGAGGCAGCAAAAGGGTTGTTTGAGAGAATGACAATTAGAGATGTTGTCTCTTGGAATTGTATGATTGATGGGTATGCTAGGATTGGGAATGTTTCGGTGGCTCGTGATTATTTTAATCAGATGTCTCTGCAAAATGTGGTTTCTTGGAATATGATGTTAGCACTTTATGTGCGGAGTAAGGATTACAGTGAATGCTTGAGATTGTTTGATAGTATGATAGAAGTTGGAGAGGCTAAGCCAAATGAGGCTACTCTTGTGAGTGTCCTTACTGCATGTGCGAACTTGGGGAGTCTTGAGAGAGGCAAATGGGTTCATTCTTGTCTAAAAAATAGTGGGATCAAACCTGATGTGTTGCTTTCAACAGCTCTTTTGACAATGTATGCAAAATGCGGGGCTATGGATTTGGCTAGAGATGTTTTTGATGAGATGCCCATCAGAAGTGTTGTGTCATGGAATTCTATGATCATGGGATATGGTATTCATGGGAATGCAGGAAAGGCCATAGAAGTATTTATGGAGATGGTGAAGAGAGGACCAATGCCAAATGATGCTACTTTTGTCTGTGTCTTATCTGCGTGTACCCATGCAGGAATGGTTTTGGAGGGTTGGTGGTGCTTTGATTTAATGTGTCGAGTTTACAAGATTGAACCAAAGGTAGAACACTATGGTTGCATGGTTGATCTCCTTGCCCGGGCTGGTTTGATGAAAGATTCGGAGGAGCTTATAAGTAAGATGCCAATGGAGTCCGGCGCTGCCTTATGGGGAGCTCTACTTTCTGCTTGTAGGACCCACTCAAATTTAGAGCTAGGAGAGATTGTTGCCAAGCGGCTAATTGAGTTAGAACCAAGGGATATTGGGCCCTATGTACTGTTATCAAATATATACGCTGCAGAAGGAAAATGGAATGATGTAGAGCATGTGAGAAAGCTGATGAAGGAAAGGGGGTTACAAAAAGCAGCTGGGTCTAGCTTGGTTCAATTTGGGGAGTTTAAATCCGAATCTTTTGTGGGAAATTGTTCAGTCCATAGGAAAAGCATGGTGTTCTCAATGTTGAGTGAGATGGGTGCTCAGATGAAACTGTCTTGTGGAGATTCTAATATGGCATCAGAATTGGGAGCTTAACGAAGATTAAAACAAATCAAGAAGAATTTATGATGGTTAATTATTGAAGCGGATGTGTACATATATGATTAAACTGCTGCAAATGGATCTACGTAACATGTCAAAGAATGATGACTCTAAAAAGAGGAGATGCTGGGAAGGAACAGACGTACCATATGCCCTTCTATTGAGCAATTATGGGATTCATACAGGGCATTGCGACTGAATGATTATTATCTACAGTTGGATACTGTTGGCAATAAGGACATGGCATTGTACAGTTAAAGAGGTTTAGTCCACATTTCAGATTCAACTTTACTTCTGTATCCAGCATAATCCTGCTAAGTAATCAATGGCAGTGTTGTATTGCTTTGATATGTTGTATTAAGCATTAATCTTGTAGAATAAGTTTTGTTGAAATTCTCTGATCTACACAGATGACGTTACTGTGTAtggatttatcatttttttttaatttttaatttaattttttgttgttgtgattttTAACTTTTGCATTAACAAGATTAAATATTGCAATGcttacaaaaaataacataCCTTTCAGTTCTTTTAAACTTGGCCCTTCTAAGTTCTTCccctcaatttatttttatgttttgttttcgGCTAAGCAATTGATTTGAAGAAAGAGTGGAGTATATGAGGCCTCTTAGGCGCAAAACTCAAGCCCACCTGAAAACCCCCAGGGTAGAtacatttttttgggtaagtaatCTATCTGAGGAAGGCCAGGAGTAGATGAGGCCCAACAAGCATAAGCCATAAGCTCGGTTTCCCTTCTTCTGTATCAACCT
Coding sequences within:
- the LOC142613032 gene encoding pentatricopeptide repeat-containing protein At4g18840-like, which codes for MGVRFKPRGHLSSSLSIDNFLKSHKNLSKTPPKLWLDTQHDPTEIDYQGLPILKLSHPILQALESCSSVRHFNQVHTQLIVSALFQHSLVASRVVKKLCSSSLTVSHAVYVFDCLDEPDAFVCNTIIRSYVNFNDPFSALRFYYGRMVGKWVLPNHYTFPILIKVCAEIGSLREGEKAHARVVQFGFESDLFVRNSLIHMYSVCGRIWDARMVFDAGPDWDLVSWNTMIDGYVKNGEVGVARELFDEMYERDVFSWNSMISGYVGIGDMEAAKGLFERMTIRDVVSWNCMIDGYARIGNVSVARDYFNQMSLQNVVSWNMMLALYVRSKDYSECLRLFDSMIEVGEAKPNEATLVSVLTACANLGSLERGKWVHSCLKNSGIKPDVLLSTALLTMYAKCGAMDLARDVFDEMPIRSVVSWNSMIMGYGIHGNAGKAIEVFMEMVKRGPMPNDATFVCVLSACTHAGMVLEGWWCFDLMCRVYKIEPKVEHYGCMVDLLARAGLMKDSEELISKMPMESGAALWGALLSACRTHSNLELGEIVAKRLIELEPRDIGPYVLLSNIYAAEGKWNDVEHVRKLMKERGLQKAAGSSLVQFGEFKSESFVGNCSVHRKSMVFSMLSEMGAQMKLSCGDSNMASELGA